The following coding sequences lie in one Arachis ipaensis cultivar K30076 chromosome B03, Araip1.1, whole genome shotgun sequence genomic window:
- the LOC107633043 gene encoding uncharacterized protein LOC107633043, whose product MSAIPMKVIDMVDVTVDKAEADTINIDGFKKLITDLTIKDIWGLVFDTKSQVCEFYAKYAKCHGFVSRKDLKTVDANGNMNTMQLVCNKAGERYWKHLNRDNRQREHRAITRVNCKARILFVRHCRMGK is encoded by the coding sequence ATGAGTGCAATTCCGATGAAAGTGATCGATATGGTGGATGTAACTGTAGATAAAGCAGAGGCAGATACAATTAATATTGATGGTTTTAAAAAATTGATAACTGATTTGACCATCAAAGACATATGGGGATTGGTGTTTGATACAAAATCTCAAGTTTGTGAATTTTATGCCAAATATGCCAAGTGCCATGGATTTGTGTCCCGAAAAGACTTGAAGACGGTAGATGCAAATGGCAACATGAATACAATGCAATTGGTTTGCAATAAAGCAGGAGAAAGATATTGGAAGCACCTTAATAGGGACAATCGGCAAAGGGAGCATAGGGCAATTACTCGTGTCAATTGCAAGGCTAGGATTCTTTTCGTTCGTCACTGTAGGATGGGTAAGTGA